From Thermoleophilia bacterium, one genomic window encodes:
- the lepB gene encoding signal peptidase I, with the protein MALGLALLIQAFLIKPYQIPSGSMEPTLDIGQRVLVNRFVYHFTDPKPGDVVVFHPPAGVGTGQECGVPKVEGQPCAEATPEEADDTFIKRIVAGPGDTLSVKGGLPVVNGVVQQPDGFEIQPCGAAGQDCDLPKEITIPEGHFFMMGDNRGQSDDSRFWGPLPEEWLIGKAFGTY; encoded by the coding sequence ATGGCCCTCGGGCTGGCGCTGCTGATCCAGGCCTTCCTGATCAAGCCGTACCAGATCCCCTCGGGATCGATGGAGCCGACGCTCGACATCGGCCAGCGGGTCCTGGTCAACCGGTTCGTCTATCACTTCACCGATCCCAAGCCGGGTGACGTGGTCGTCTTCCACCCGCCGGCCGGGGTAGGTACCGGTCAAGAGTGTGGCGTGCCCAAGGTCGAGGGTCAGCCCTGCGCCGAGGCTACCCCGGAAGAGGCCGATGACACCTTCATCAAGCGAATTGTCGCCGGACCGGGGGATACCCTTTCAGTAAAGGGCGGTCTGCCCGTGGTCAACGGTGTCGTGCAGCAGCCGGATGGTTTCGAGATCCAGCCTTGTGGCGCCGCCGGCCAGGACTGTGACTTGCCGAAAGAGATCACGATTCCGGAAGGCCATTTCTTCATGATGGGCGACAACCGCGGACAGAGCGACGACAGCCGTTTCTGGGGACCGCTTCCCGAAGAGTGGCTGATCGGCAAGGCGTTCGGCACGTACTG
- the rplS gene encoding 50S ribosomal protein L19: protein MSTVIQDIESSQLRKGLPSFAPGDRVRVHFLVIEGNRKRPQVFEGVVIKRQGSGVRETFTVRKQSFGVGVERTFPLHSPKIEKLEVASRGRVRRAKLYYLRGRVGKAARVAERRWGIDEDMVSSTEEGAVDASGEVLEPIAEDPNAGTADTAGVTEKKAKPEKAEKPADQSEKNESSEAAEETPEAEAPVETPAEEATAEETPEAEAAPEAEAPAEDGEQSEKEET, encoded by the coding sequence ATGAGCACAGTAATCCAAGACATCGAAAGCAGTCAGCTGAGGAAAGGACTCCCGTCCTTTGCCCCGGGAGACCGCGTCCGCGTGCATTTCCTCGTGATCGAGGGCAATCGCAAGCGCCCCCAGGTCTTCGAGGGCGTCGTCATCAAGCGGCAGGGCTCCGGCGTGCGTGAGACGTTTACCGTCCGCAAGCAGTCCTTCGGTGTCGGTGTCGAAAGAACTTTCCCGCTCCATTCGCCCAAGATCGAGAAGCTCGAAGTCGCTTCCCGCGGCCGTGTGCGCCGGGCGAAGCTTTACTACCTGCGAGGCCGGGTCGGCAAGGCCGCCCGCGTCGCCGAGCGCCGCTGGGGCATCGATGAAGACATGGTCAGCAGCACGGAAGAAGGAGCAGTGGACGCTTCCGGCGAGGTACTCGAGCCGATCGCCGAGGATCCCAATGCCGGGACTGCCGATACTGCCGGAGTGACCGAGAAGAAGGCGAAGCCCGAAAAGGCGGAGAAGCCCGCCGATCAGAGTGAAAAGAATGAATCAAGCGAGGCCGCCGAGGAGACTCCGGAGGCTGAAGCCCCCGTAGAGACTCCCGCCGAAGAGGCCACCGCGGAAGAAACCCCGGAAGCTGAAGCAGCACCTGAAGCAGAAGCGCCCGCCGAAGACGGCGAGCAAAGCGAGAAGGAAGAGACCTGA
- the trmD gene encoding tRNA (guanosine(37)-N1)-methyltransferase TrmD — MNLDIFTLFPEAFDWFREQRPVRKAIESGASFNTRDYREWTPLKGGRVDDSPYGGGAGMVLRVDVVDAALTGVYGETDRPRTVVLTPAGRTLDEALVTELAAEPALALLSGRYEGFDHRVHEHLADDEVSIGKYVLAGGELPAMVVADTIIRRLPGALGDAESAIEESFSDALDGLPEYPHYTRPPEYRGWKIPEILISGDHAKVREWRLEQSIRRGETREGR; from the coding sequence GTGAACCTCGACATCTTCACCCTCTTTCCCGAGGCCTTCGACTGGTTCCGCGAGCAGCGACCGGTTCGCAAGGCGATCGAGAGCGGCGCTTCCTTCAACACCCGCGACTATCGCGAGTGGACCCCTCTGAAGGGCGGCCGCGTGGATGACTCCCCGTACGGCGGCGGTGCCGGAATGGTCCTGAGGGTCGATGTGGTCGACGCGGCCCTGACCGGGGTCTACGGCGAAACTGATCGGCCGAGGACGGTCGTACTGACCCCGGCCGGGCGCACCCTGGACGAGGCGCTGGTCACCGAGCTGGCAGCCGAACCGGCCCTGGCCCTGCTTTCGGGACGCTACGAGGGATTCGACCACCGGGTCCACGAGCATCTCGCCGACGACGAGGTCTCGATCGGCAAGTATGTTCTGGCCGGCGGGGAACTGCCGGCAATGGTCGTCGCCGACACGATCATCAGGCGCCTGCCGGGCGCCCTGGGCGACGCCGAGAGCGCGATCGAGGAGTCGTTCAGCGACGCCCTCGACGGACTGCCGGAGTATCCGCACTACACCCGCCCGCCGGAATACCGGGGCTGGAAGATTCCGGAGATCCTGATTTCCGGGGATCACGCCAAAGTCCGGGAATGGCGCCTGGAGCAGAGCATCAGGCGCGGCGAGACACGGGAAGGCCGTTGA
- a CDS encoding KH domain-containing protein yields MQEMLLFLTRSLVEDPDAVQVEELEEDGDLIYEIAVGQDDLGRVIGKGGRVANAIRTVAKAAAVKEKRRVLVDILD; encoded by the coding sequence ATGCAGGAGATGCTCCTATTCCTCACCCGTTCGCTGGTCGAGGATCCGGATGCGGTGCAGGTCGAGGAGCTGGAGGAAGACGGTGACCTCATTTACGAGATCGCGGTCGGCCAGGATGACCTCGGCCGGGTGATCGGCAAGGGCGGCCGCGTGGCCAACGCGATCCGCACCGTGGCCAAGGCCGCCGCTGTCAAGGAAAAGCGTCGCGTGCTCGTCGACATCCTCGACTGA
- the rpsP gene encoding 30S ribosomal protein S16 has product MAVRIRLRRVGSKKNPIWRIVVADKRSPRDGRTIETIGQYNAQTEPSTIVLDEERANYWLEKGAQPSERVAGLLRIKGIKANGS; this is encoded by the coding sequence ATGGCCGTCCGTATAAGACTTAGAAGAGTTGGTTCCAAGAAGAACCCGATCTGGCGAATCGTCGTCGCCGACAAGCGCTCGCCGCGTGATGGCCGCACGATCGAAACGATCGGGCAGTACAACGCCCAGACCGAGCCTTCCACCATCGTCCTCGACGAAGAGCGCGCGAATTACTGGCTGGAAAAGGGCGCCCAGCCCTCCGAGCGGGTCGCCGGCCTGCTGCGGATCAAGGGCATCAAGGCCAACGGCAGCTGA